GTCACCatgtgaatattaaaaaaagtgtcAGCAATATAACtgtcttgtaattttttcttttatattatattagacctaattttagtcctctttcccttcccaccccttttttataaggatgggaaggtgaggtggatttaatggaggagatgcataggaaagttaaatattttctttttgtgcttctccgtcgattgagggtaggcaacgcatctgcaattgcgaatgtctatgggcagcgatcgcttcgccatttcggcgaattcatatGGCCGCTTGCTATTCATTACTAAGTAAGTTTGACATATTCTCTGACAGAACCGCGATAGTAGCGCCACTCACCGGACCAGATATAGTCGCACTATATCTAAGTTACTtaatggttaaataaaatattactagaaTATTAATACTGTAAAAATTTGGTCTATTGTTAAACCTCATAGCCTAAGTAAATGCataaaaaattcatataaaaatactggTACTTGGatctttttttcaattatttttgtacgcGAGTGtattataaactatattatttacaactatCAATTAATCTCGTATTCGTATATCTAAAAATGgcatataaaaattagtacAACACGACCGCAATAACATGATAACTAACTTAAATGACGTCATcgttcatacaaaaatattgtcaagtaataagaagaaaattaaatcgcTAAATAGGATCCAATATATTACAGAAAATTGTCATAATAGTTAAACATAACATGGACATCTGAACCGGTGGACATAAGTCAAACGAAATATACCAGCACAGTAGCGCCCTCATGTCAACGTCAAAATGTTCTTTTCCTACTGTTgctgtcatgtttttttttatcttttataccATTATCTATgctcatataaatattttataattccttattaaattatatttgctacaaatattcgatttatttgtatttatcaaatgacaattttttatatgacacGTATCACGTTATTGCGCACGcatagtaatatatataattatccTTGTTTATAGACGGTAGGTATgacattcgaatttattacatatcgaggggtgaaaggctatttgatttaagcgacattttttgcgatattgacttatatcgacgctggaaagcataaacgctgtaaccctgtAAAGGTTGCtataagggttacagcgtttatgctttccagcgtcgatatatattcaaaatcagggaatttttctgattctgaatatatataagtcaatatcgccaaaaatgtcgcttaaaacaaatagcctttcacccctcgatataATCTTtgctaataatataaagagggaaaatttgtatgtttgtatttaaagaataaattcaaaaattaaatccgATTTCGGatttccgcgcggatgaaaacaagttaaaaatatccaattttaggaaaatttataaaatggcgGCAAATTTTGATCATAtctaatcaattatttatattttaggatttaaaaaagatatctaaataaatgtcaaaaaaagacaaaattattactaaattaactaaatattaattttaaatgtgtgcATAAAATTTCGTTCCTTCGAAAAAATCTATTTCTGCGTAGAACTTATTTTGAAAACTATTCTCATATTGATTtctgaataaatattacttaaaaataaatactaagtaaaaaatctttaaaaaaatggcactaaaatactttatattgcgttttgaaaatataattcataattaaagttttttcataaacaatttctataataaatgatttaaaaaaatatcatctgTAGGTCAAATGTCAAAAGAAAGGCAAAGGCATTTGTCGCATTCAGCCATGATTTatggtttattatttaaaaaaaaaactaaaaatcattaaaaaaaaattgattatattttttatttagataatttctaataaaatctttaaattgatttgtgaataaatgattaaaattaactaaaacttaTTGCACAAAATGCtataagacaaaaaaaaatgttttagggAACGATTCCCCGCCAAAAATTATGTCACCTTGACAGTTCTATCCTAACgtgtcaaaaattatttaaattcgttTGTCACACCCACCAGATATTAatccaaattataaaacacataaagtaattattattgcttaaaaataagctaataaatacattatatttcatttaatttcaagcaattaaatgaaattgtttaaaattcgtatgaatttaatatttcgttCCAACACAAACCTGATATATTTCATAGACAAACtgtattttatactaaaactagtaaattccaaaatattattagaaaaatacttttttatcaaaactatgtaattagcaatttaatttttcaaatatcacTTCAGTTTATCtcaccttttttaataaaatagcgactaaattaaattatagtaatgGCCGCCATTGACATTTAACTTGTTCACTTAATTTCAGCTTTGAATTTAAACGAAATATTattggaatgttttttttaaagttatatcaaAAACATTACCAAATACAAGGCACATCTCAAAATCAgtgctttttattatattttaacctaatttaaagcgcaaatatatacaaaaatattgtgatgTTTATTCTAGCAACACTAAATATCATGCATTCATATATTCTTCAATATAAGTACGATTCAagatttcatttcaataaaaaaaaatgtaaaattaaaaacgaaaaacttAATCTGGcattttgtgacatttttcattgattattgatttaaatttctaatatataatgttgccagtgtatactaaaattacaaactaaaaaaaatactatcaaTAGGTTTTAAAATTGCTGACAAAAAGtagcttaattttaaaatactaccaATTATAATTGCCAgcatcaaaaataaacaattttaaaaaagttgccATCATAATTACATTCAATTTATAAGTTGCCAGCATTAAAAATACCGCCAATTCTTAAAAGTTGCCAGCATAAAAACTaacgattttaaaaaagttgccAGCATTAAAAATACTGCAATTTCTTAAAAGTTGCCAGCATTAAAAATACTGCCAATTTTTAAAGTTGCCAGTATTAAAAACTATCGATTTTATGAATGTTGCCAGCATTAAAAATACTGCAAATTCTTAAAAGTTGCCAGCATTAAAAATACTGCAAATACTTTAAAGTTGCCAGCATTAAAAACtaaggattttaaaaaagttgctagcattaaaatatactaaaaaaagaCAGTAGATTTAGGTAGATAATTAACTATTAGGTATACCTTCACCCCACGAACAGAACCAATTGTAATTAAACATAGCGGCGTAAGGATGTTTCCTCTTTTTGTGCAATCTGAGAGATTCCTCTGATGCATACCAGAATTGAGGATATTTATCGAAAGGATATTTTTCAGCCTCTTTCACATAAGGTTCCGATGAATCATCTGAAAATGAGAaataacagttaaaaaaaaacttcggtTAAAGCGATCTTTCTTTGAAACCATAGTATATTTGAACGAGTTAACTAATAAgagaattgaattaaataagagATTTTGAGCTTCAGGTCATCTACGTAACTGAGCGTAACGATTCACCTACTGAGTGAATGACTCAATGTGTGATCTGAGAGAATGACACGTTTGAGCTGAGTGAATGACTCAACAACTGAGCAGAGAAAATAAATCAACGACTAAGCTGAGTGAATGAATCAACAACTGAGCTGAGTGAATTAATCAACGACTGAGCTGAGTGAATGACTCAACAAATGAGCAGAAAGAATGAATCAACGACTGAGATGAGTGAATGACTCAACAACTGAGCAGAGAGAATAAATCAACAACTGAGTGAATGAATCAACAACTGAGTGAATGAATCAACGACTAAGCTGAGTGAATGAATCAACGACTAAGCTGAGTGAATGAATCAACGACTAAGCTGAGTGAATTAATCAACGACTGAGCTGAGTGAATGATTCAACAACTGAGCAGAAAGAATGAATCAACTACTGAGCAAAGTAAATGATACTGACTGTACTGAATGAATGACTCAAGGATAGACTGAATGAGTACTCACGTGGCGGTAGACAATATAGACAGAATATCCTGTGCCGTCTACCCTCATGTGTCTCCAGGTGTTTCTTGTGATGCTTACGACGTGTTGACACATGAGGGCAACAAGGGCAGGGTATGGCCAGCTCACGAGGAACTGTGCCATGACGCTCTGCAGCATGAGTCAGAAGAGTTGACACCACTCGGTAACCCTGGAATTAAAGAATTACTGaataagtgaaataaaaaaatcagccTAAAACCCACCCCAAATCTAGGTCCAGTCAAAATAAATCCAGCTGTTCCTGACATACAaagtaaatatctatatatatatatatatatatctatctatatatataaaagaaagtcgtgttagttacactatttataactcaagaacggctgaatcgattttactgaaaattggtgggcaggtagcttagaaccagaaacggacataggataatttttaccccgttttctattttttattccgcgcggacggagtcgcgggtaaaagctagttactaatattataaatgctaatgtttggatgtatgtttgtatgaatgtatctccggaacgtctcaacagatcttgatgaaatttatcacaggtgtagaacacaatctggaagaacacataggctaattaaaTACGGACAAAGTCGCTGACATaagctagtaaattaaataaactaaattcaaTATAACTTACTTTAAAGCAATGTTCACATCTGTATGGAAAGTTCTTCCATTTAGGATTCTTCTTTCTACTAAACACCATCCTGTAGGGCTCCGCAGGAAACCAGTCCTCAGGGTCTAAATCTAACTCTACCACTTCCACACCTAAAACCATTCAGGAAAAGCATAAACAATacgtttttacatttaaaaaaaaactatttattaaccAAAAACGAGTATtaacaaaagatatttaaaaaaaccagctaatatatatttttctgatatcataagatggcaaatgagcaaatggccacctaaattcgccgaaatagcgaggtgaccgttgcctatagacatctgcaaatgcaaatgcctacctttaattaacggagaagtgAACACACGGAAAGagtatatttccccttcctatgtgtcccctcctccaataaatccacttcctctttccatcctttccttataagaaaacattgtgaagggaaagaggactaaaatgagtCCTCCATCAGCACACTCATCAgcctgtacttggaattacttcaacttgacgtctgtcttctgtatgtttgtggtatttcactgagcgaggacaattcttgcacacaacaaatattgttgttgcgggatctactaTTGTAGAAGTTTGTACcaatatgtaatgtttttttatgtatgatgtatgaaaaaaaaactttttctttctaaTGCTGCCTACACCTTTTCTATGTAACTGTCAACCACCTCATAATTACTTTAACAAGGTTCAGATAATATTGTACAGATAGTTGCGAGTTATTAAGCCATCATTCAATCATCCATCATCTTCtgtttcatcatcagctcactatatgtccccactgaggatctcggagcctaccctaagttaggaatgactaggccatagtcaatgctggcctagatatgtgcagcatcacaatgtttttcttcaccgcAAAAAGGTCAGATAGgtgtacatatgtacatcgaaaaacacattggttcATAGCAGGATTCAAACCCTGAACTTGCAAATTGTaagtgcttaactcctgagGTCTAAGATCTATTTATCTCATTGACATTGAGCGAGGCACAAATTGCAACAGTTGTCTGGTTTCTACTACTATTGATTGTATGGATACTTGTATGAGGTCTGACTTAAAGCTGGAGTTCCCAAAGTGTAGATTTATGTACCAATCAAGTTATTTATCAtcatcgaaaaacacattagtacatagCAGGATTCGAACCTTGGACAAGCAGATTGCAAGTGCTTAATCCCTGAGTCAGAAGCACTCAAGTAATTACTTGATGGTGAAATGAGACATAAACCTGTCGGGAGTTCGAAATTAATTGGTGCCGTCACCTGACAACCATAcatgagttaagccgttctcaATTACTTACCTGATGGTATTTTAACTTGTGGTATCTGTGGTTGTATAGCTTTTGTTACCGGAGCTGTCACTGTGGTGGTGAAAGTTGGATTGGTTGCTGCTAAAAGACTTGTCAGGATTGTGTTTTGTGCctgaaaaaagtattttaaactgCTTAATAGAGGAAAAAAGTACAAATTCCAGCTGGATAGCATTAGAGTGGTAacttatagttttttaaattgactaCTGTAGGTCTGCGACTTCGCTTTTAATATGTCCTTAAACACCAGATTTCTACTCACAAAAACCCTTGGTGGAAATCATCAAGTGCAACTGCGAGGGACCCGGGATCTCCAATGGAACGCACCGGGCCCCTCTACATTTAGCTTCTGCACAACCCCAGGATATACTTCCTCGCGCCTACAAACAATTAGCAACACGGGACCACGCCATGTTGCCATCTTCCCGGGATTGGTGTATACAGCGATCAGAGCCCACCCCACAATTGCCAAAACCCCGAGGGATGTCCTTATACACCACTACTTTAATGTCAAAGTCTTTTTTGAGGTCTCCTTTAGTATTGTCATAACCCCTTCTATACCTTACTTTAGTGAAAGTTCAATtttcatcttttattttatttattactttctaaTTAACTTACGGTCACTTATTATAATTCTGAAATATTATCCCACAGGAATATACGGGgacagacagaaaaaaaattagtttctTTAACACAGACGCAATACGTCATgtacaagaaatataaatttttctttagatTTTTACACACAGACggtccaattttattaattgtatagatgtagaagtTATAGATATTGTATTAGAGGAGTTATATTAACAAcagtaaaatcaaataaatgtatactaatattatgaagagGAAAGACTTGTTTTGAATACGCTGCGAAAATACTgtgtctattttaaaaattctttcaccgtTGGGAGGCTACACTATCCCTGGGTGACATAAaccataattattaatatatatttttttaattctgcacggaCGAAGTCTAagaatttagtaaaattaagatGTACCTGTAAAAGGGCTCCATTAGTTAAACTCTGTGACAGATCCACTTTAGGTTTCCTTTTATATCCTTTCGGAGGACCTCGTTTCTTTGCAATTTCCCCATTCTTCTTATATCTTATAATCTCACCATCAGCAGTCGGTTTGTGAACTGgcgttatagttaatttagCTGGTAATGAATACCTACTATGCAAACTTTTCACCATATTAGTAGCTTGAAGATTACTAGTCGCAATCGCTAGGGGATTTGCTAAATTTAGTGGATTATTGACAAACTTCGGTAATATACTACTAGGTGATGTTGGGTATATTGATAATGATTTCGGTGGGTTGAAAGTCGGTATTTGGTATACTTTGAGGTTTAATGAGGAGTTGGCATATTTAGGTCTTTTCGTGTCCGGTTCATCATCACTCGATTCTGATATTGTTGTCATGGTCAATGGATCTTTATCTTTCGAGAATGGATCAGAATGTGATGGTTCCGTTTCTTGTATGCAGAACATctggaaattaaaataagctCTTAGTTACACAGTCCAACTTGAATAAATGAGATTCCAAGGacagcaatatttttctttgtaaccCGAATTTCTCGCTTAAGGAGGTTGTCCATTGGGACTGGATTCTCGCTTATCTTGttagtgtttaaattattaagtactagcttttacccgcgactccgtccgcgcggaataaaaaaatagaaaacggggtaaaaattatcctatgtccgtttcctggttctaagctacctgcccatcaattttcagtcaaatcgattcagccattcttgagttataaatagtgtaactaacaccactttcttttatatatatagataaactgTTATATAcgtatattgaaaaatatttacagaaaCTCGACAACAACACAAGTCACACCTGTAACTCAGAGGGATTAGCAGAGCAATGCACCTGCACTTGTAACAAGATgcattgtctacctttaattgacagaAAGATAGTTACCCCTCCTATGACCAATCTACATCCCCTTTTCATCCTTGCCTTATaacaaaactagctgtcgcccgcgactccgtccgcgcgcagttaaaaaatggggggggggtatggaaaatagatgttggccgattctcagacctactgaatatgctcacaaaatttcatgagaatcggtcaagccgtttcggaggagtacgggaacgaaaactgtgacacgagaattttatatattagattgcgAAAAGGGAATGAGGATTAAAATAAGACCTTCAGCACCCACACTCTTTAGATGAAACATGGAATTACTACCAATTGAAGCCTGTCTTTGGTTGTGATATTTCACCAATTGAGTCAGTACATTCTCGCATATTATTTTGGGCTCTACCTCTTTTgttctgttatttttattgccaaaacatttgtttactatcatattgttataaactctgatgatgatgaaatatgtttattacatttttttccagTAAATTTCATAGTAAAGAaggtattttgttatttactttattgttaGAACTACagtaataagttatttattaagtaaatagaatgtattaaaatattttattgaaacaaattgttGTGTGACTGTATTTGTACAGAATCTTTGAATAACTTACAATAGGATTTAGAAGAATAGaattttactgtaaaatata
The nucleotide sequence above comes from Papilio machaon chromosome 28, ilPapMach1.1, whole genome shotgun sequence. Encoded proteins:
- the LOC106715357 gene encoding uncharacterized protein LOC106715357; translation: MFCIQETEPSHSDPFSKDKDPLTMTTISESSDDEPDTKRPKYANSSLNLKVYQIPTFNPPKSLSIYPTSPSSILPKFVNNPLNLANPLAIATSNLQATNMVKSLHSRYSLPAKLTITPVHKPTADGEIIRYKKNGEIAKKRGPPKGYKRKPKVDLSQSLTNGALLQAQNTILTSLLAATNPTFTTTVTAPVTKAIQPQIPQVKIPSGVEVVELDLDPEDWFPAEPYRMVFSRKKNPKWKNFPYRCEHCFKGYRVVSTLLTHAAERHGTVPRELAIPCPCCPHVSTRRKHHKKHLETHEGRRHRIFCLYCLPPHDSSEPYVKEAEKYPFDKYPQFWYASEESLRLHKKRKHPYAAMFNYNWFCSWGEGIPNS